In the Sinorhizobium garamanticum genome, one interval contains:
- a CDS encoding alpha,alpha-trehalose-phosphate synthase (UDP-forming) — MALNGDRAAAETREYEADGLSRANVDGILKGQSSSSCPGTSAKLKPSRTGDRQGAYHGYGMDRINNTVHSAASGMQHAAFDQHRREEAAQHCTQRSSADPSPCPGSAERKDHIGEATQQPRLVLISNRVATFDPDQPKTGGLAAALEPVVERSGAVWMGSSGKLGDGTKAMDIGQHGEGQVAKLDLPREHYSGYYEGFANSILWPALHSLPDRMAGSAENYQSYQEINKFVAGAAFQFRDRDAIWVHDYHFLPLGAGLHNLGVDKPIGFFLHTPWPAPDMMERAPNHRELMKSMLAYDLLGFQTNWDLNNFCDCVRTHLELEVEHGVVISDGRQTRCQKFPIGIDPKQFAQHASESLTKQDRYISSLQKKLNGAKLAIGVDRLDYTKGIDARIEAFDQVLAAEPRSIVLLQIANPSRTEIEAYKSYKRDVERLVKRVNDEHGTDEWRPILYENDPFTQAQLAGLYRAAHVCVVTPLRDGMNLVAKEYVAAQDPENPGVLVLSKFAGAAEDFDRNGALLVDPTSPAEIAAAISRAANMQRDERIERWRLMMDKIESYTIHDWSADFVRELDKSRVTVPADQFRHLGFGWINEAQMPSYRTAELDAALKRAMDRRWVLPPTSRADRAGSASEQSTRQLNFRDYV, encoded by the coding sequence ATGGCCCTAAATGGTGATCGTGCAGCAGCGGAAACGCGCGAATATGAGGCGGATGGCCTTTCGCGGGCGAATGTCGATGGCATCCTCAAAGGCCAATCGAGTAGCTCATGCCCTGGAACTTCCGCAAAGCTCAAGCCAAGTCGCACGGGGGATCGGCAAGGCGCTTACCACGGATATGGAATGGATAGAATCAATAACACTGTTCACTCGGCAGCCTCAGGAATGCAACACGCAGCCTTTGACCAGCATCGGCGCGAGGAGGCAGCGCAGCATTGCACGCAACGATCCAGTGCAGATCCTTCCCCTTGCCCCGGCTCCGCCGAGCGAAAGGACCATATCGGTGAGGCAACCCAGCAGCCGAGACTTGTCCTCATTTCGAACCGCGTTGCAACTTTTGACCCCGATCAACCCAAGACGGGCGGGCTAGCCGCGGCCCTCGAGCCTGTGGTGGAACGCTCTGGCGCGGTCTGGATGGGGTCCTCGGGCAAGTTGGGCGACGGCACGAAGGCCATGGACATCGGGCAGCACGGCGAGGGCCAAGTCGCGAAGCTCGATCTGCCGCGCGAGCACTATTCTGGGTATTACGAAGGTTTCGCGAATTCGATATTGTGGCCGGCGTTGCACTCGCTGCCTGACCGAATGGCTGGCTCCGCAGAAAACTATCAAAGCTATCAAGAGATCAACAAGTTCGTGGCGGGAGCCGCTTTCCAATTCCGGGATCGCGATGCAATCTGGGTGCATGACTATCACTTTCTTCCACTCGGCGCTGGTCTGCACAATCTCGGCGTCGACAAGCCGATCGGCTTTTTCCTGCATACGCCATGGCCAGCACCCGATATGATGGAGCGAGCGCCCAACCATCGTGAACTCATGAAATCGATGCTCGCCTACGATTTGCTCGGCTTTCAGACCAACTGGGACCTGAACAACTTCTGTGACTGCGTGCGCACCCATCTCGAACTGGAAGTCGAGCACGGTGTGGTGATTTCGGACGGCCGGCAGACGCGTTGTCAGAAATTTCCGATCGGTATCGATCCCAAACAGTTCGCACAGCATGCTTCGGAGTCGCTTACGAAACAGGACCGCTATATCTCGTCCTTGCAGAAGAAACTCAACGGCGCGAAGCTTGCCATCGGGGTCGACCGGCTCGACTACACCAAGGGTATCGACGCCCGGATCGAAGCCTTCGATCAGGTCCTGGCAGCCGAGCCGCGCAGCATAGTGCTCCTGCAGATCGCCAACCCCTCGCGCACGGAAATCGAAGCCTATAAAAGTTATAAGCGCGACGTTGAGCGCCTGGTCAAACGTGTCAATGACGAGCATGGCACGGACGAGTGGAGGCCGATCCTCTACGAGAATGATCCTTTTACGCAGGCTCAACTGGCAGGTCTCTATCGCGCCGCGCATGTTTGCGTGGTAACACCCCTGCGTGACGGCATGAATCTGGTCGCGAAAGAATATGTCGCTGCGCAAGATCCGGAAAATCCCGGCGTTTTGGTGCTGTCGAAGTTTGCGGGTGCGGCCGAAGACTTCGACAGAAATGGAGCGCTGCTGGTGGATCCGACCAGCCCTGCCGAGATCGCGGCCGCAATTTCCAGAGCGGCCAATATGCAGCGCGACGAGCGCATCGAGCGCTGGCGGCTGATGATGGATAAAATTGAATCATACACGATCCATGATTGGTCGGCGGACTTCGTACGGGAACTGGACAAAAGCCGGGTCACGGTGCCGGCGGACCAGTTCCGACATCTCGGCTTCGGCTGGATCAACGAGGCGCAAATGCCCTCGTACCGGACAGCCGAGTTGGACGCCGCGCTAAAGCGCGCAATGGATAGACGTTGGGTCCTGCCGCCGACGAGCCGTGCAGACCGTGCGGGAAGCGCCTCAGAACAATCGACCAGGCAGTTGAACTTTCGCGACTATGTTTGA
- the sctO gene encoding type III secretion system stalk subunit SctO, giving the protein MTPEAVHRLFELKELRRRRAEHALRVRHTTLDNAVRAIGIASTNLRRWRQDLPRRELALYEPLIGKTAALTDLEAVNAQMVSLRQYEQLLGKRIEKAQAEADLARQEREEAYSVVREAWREVSKFEDLIRTLHINATQEEERSANLESEDFAQGRNSIGREQDDDLSVDLQRMRAYRSFSIIRGPHSAKSRVAMWWSALGRSRGYGPKW; this is encoded by the coding sequence ATGACTCCCGAAGCGGTACATCGCCTTTTCGAACTTAAGGAACTGCGGCGCCGCCGCGCCGAACATGCGCTGCGCGTGAGGCACACGACTCTCGACAATGCTGTGAGGGCTATTGGTATCGCCTCGACAAATCTTCGGAGATGGCGCCAAGACCTTCCCCGTCGCGAACTCGCGCTATACGAACCATTAATCGGGAAAACCGCCGCTCTCACTGATCTTGAAGCGGTGAACGCGCAGATGGTCTCGCTGCGTCAATACGAACAGCTACTCGGAAAACGCATTGAAAAAGCTCAGGCAGAAGCCGACCTGGCTCGGCAGGAACGTGAGGAAGCGTACAGCGTAGTACGTGAGGCGTGGCGAGAGGTTAGCAAATTCGAGGATCTCATTAGGACCTTGCATATCAACGCCACACAGGAGGAGGAGCGCTCAGCAAATTTGGAATCGGAGGATTTCGCCCAGGGGCGGAACAGTATCGGCAGGGAGCAAGATGATGATCTGTCGGTGGATCTGCAGCGGATGCGGGCCTACCGTTCGTTTTCAATAATTCGCGGACCGCACTCCGCTAAATCCCGGGTGGCGATGTGGTGGTCGGCTCTCGGCCGCAGCCGTGGCTATGGCCCTAAATGGTGA
- the sctN gene encoding type III secretion system ATPase SctN → MFEPAEPTKAVIPCEHENIRFFFQLAKKTIAQVSTMHVRGRVLQIVGTVIHAMAPGARIGDLCTLRSPEHNLELSAEVVGVQCDVAILTPLGEMHGLSTLTEVIPTGKPLMVPTGWHLLGRVLDGFGRPLDESTNGPLLSEAHVPVYREAPDPLTRRSIDKVLPVGVRAIDGLLTCGEGQRIGIFASAGGGKSTLMSMLVRGAAVDVIVIALIGERGREVQELIEHSVGAEARSRVVLVVATSDRSATERAKAAYVATAIAEWYRDQGQRVLLLMDSVTRFARALREIGLAAGEPPTRRGFPPSVFASLPRLLERAGNNHCGSITAFYTVLVEGDDMAEPVADETRSVLDGHIVLSRALAMSNHYPAIDILASISRVMSAIVSSDHERLAGSLRQLMAKFHEVELLVRIGEYKEGADPIADAAIAKIDHIRSFLRQSTQEQVGFEAMLDALAGCLA, encoded by the coding sequence ATGTTCGAACCAGCCGAGCCGACCAAAGCCGTTATTCCCTGTGAGCACGAGAACATCCGTTTTTTCTTCCAGCTCGCAAAAAAAACAATCGCGCAGGTGTCGACAATGCACGTCCGCGGCCGTGTCCTCCAGATTGTTGGAACGGTTATCCATGCAATGGCGCCGGGCGCCCGCATCGGTGACCTTTGCACTCTCCGCAGTCCGGAGCACAACTTGGAATTGTCGGCGGAAGTCGTCGGCGTGCAGTGCGATGTCGCCATCCTGACGCCCCTCGGGGAAATGCACGGCCTCTCGACGCTCACTGAAGTGATCCCAACGGGAAAGCCCCTCATGGTGCCGACCGGCTGGCACCTGCTCGGCCGCGTACTCGACGGTTTCGGCCGACCTTTGGACGAATCCACCAATGGACCCTTGCTTTCGGAAGCCCACGTGCCTGTCTACAGGGAAGCGCCGGATCCCCTGACCCGGCGTAGTATCGACAAAGTTCTTCCTGTCGGCGTAAGGGCAATCGACGGTCTTCTGACGTGCGGCGAGGGGCAGCGCATAGGCATCTTTGCCTCTGCGGGCGGGGGCAAGAGTACCCTGATGTCGATGCTGGTGCGTGGCGCAGCGGTTGACGTGATCGTGATAGCGCTAATCGGCGAGCGTGGCCGGGAGGTACAGGAGCTGATCGAACACAGTGTCGGCGCAGAAGCGCGATCGAGAGTGGTTCTTGTCGTTGCTACTTCTGACCGCTCCGCAACGGAGCGGGCGAAAGCGGCCTATGTCGCTACGGCGATCGCCGAATGGTACCGAGACCAAGGACAGCGTGTGCTACTTCTCATGGATTCAGTAACCCGTTTCGCGCGTGCACTGAGGGAGATTGGTCTCGCGGCCGGTGAGCCGCCGACACGGCGTGGTTTCCCGCCGTCGGTTTTCGCTTCACTGCCGCGGCTTTTGGAACGCGCTGGGAACAACCACTGCGGATCTATAACCGCATTCTACACAGTGCTCGTGGAGGGCGATGATATGGCCGAACCGGTGGCCGATGAAACCCGATCCGTTCTCGATGGTCACATCGTACTCTCACGCGCCTTGGCGATGTCGAACCACTATCCGGCTATCGACATTCTGGCGAGTATCAGCCGCGTCATGAGCGCTATTGTATCGTCGGACCATGAGCGGTTGGCGGGCAGCCTACGGCAGCTGATGGCCAAATTCCACGAGGTGGAACTCCTGGTACGTATCGGCGAGTACAAGGAAGGAGCCGATCCGATCGCCGATGCAGCGATCGCTAAAATAGACCACATAAGAAGCTTCTTGCGGCAGTCCACACAGGAGCAGGTCGGCTTCGAAGCAATGCTCGATGCGCTTGCTGGGTGTTTGGCATGA
- a CDS encoding FliH/SctL family protein: protein MVALVQLTAASAGILGPGRILPAASAQALLDAEQLLMQARRDADALIDMARGAAQAIEAQAKEAGFAAAQKAIEARLTAVATDSLRIMAQNEAHIIAMGLQIARRIIDTVEPVDAAVQIALRGLKFAGHNSVVRLRVAPPLLEAVRSRLDEILPTATSRAVIDLIADARVNDAGCILETDAGLVDATIDSQLAAIESGLRSCLTPLKGQSIVMSEGQSDVRTSRADQSRYSL from the coding sequence ATGGTCGCATTGGTTCAGCTAACGGCTGCATCGGCCGGGATCCTCGGCCCTGGGCGGATCTTGCCGGCCGCGAGCGCACAGGCCCTGTTGGACGCCGAGCAACTACTCATGCAGGCAAGGCGCGACGCTGATGCGCTGATCGACATGGCGCGGGGAGCCGCCCAAGCGATCGAGGCGCAGGCCAAAGAGGCTGGCTTTGCTGCAGCACAAAAGGCAATCGAGGCCCGTCTGACCGCGGTCGCCACGGATTCTCTGCGGATCATGGCGCAAAATGAGGCGCATATCATCGCCATGGGCCTGCAGATCGCGCGTCGGATCATCGACACTGTCGAGCCGGTGGATGCGGCGGTGCAGATCGCCTTGCGCGGTCTGAAATTTGCCGGCCACAACTCCGTCGTCCGGCTACGCGTGGCACCGCCGCTCCTCGAGGCGGTCCGCAGTCGGTTAGACGAGATCCTCCCGACAGCGACATCGCGTGCCGTCATCGACCTGATTGCCGACGCACGCGTAAATGATGCCGGATGCATTCTCGAGACCGATGCTGGACTGGTGGACGCCACGATCGACAGCCAGCTTGCGGCGATCGAAAGCGGCTTGCGTAGCTGCCTAACACCTCTGAAGGGCCAAAGCATAGTAATGTCCGAAGGACAAAGTGATGTTCGAACCAGCCGAGCCGACCAAAGCCGTTATTCCCTGTGA
- the sctJ gene encoding type III secretion system inner membrane ring lipoprotein SctJ encodes MIFVLKRLATFLLLFTLVSCESKLELYRNISAHEANEMLALLTGQGIDAEKTTDNDGTASLLVDTKDVPLAMEVLKGAGLPRDHHADIGSLFANEGLISSPTAERIRYIYGITQELSRTLSSIDGVLNARVHAVLPQETSDNRDRSFPSSAAVLIRYAPGTIVDQIVPKVKELVANSLEGVSYERVSVVLVQASQASALLRSVDRTAVLTTEDSGTGHLVIALACGITGSLIGNGVLAFLLWRRPSDTGIAPQ; translated from the coding sequence GTGATCTTTGTATTGAAGCGGCTCGCGACATTTCTTTTGTTGTTCACACTGGTGAGCTGCGAATCGAAGCTCGAGCTCTACCGCAATATTTCGGCGCACGAAGCGAACGAAATGCTTGCACTGCTCACGGGTCAAGGCATCGATGCCGAAAAAACGACGGACAACGACGGCACTGCCTCCTTGCTAGTCGATACGAAGGATGTTCCCCTCGCCATGGAGGTATTGAAAGGCGCCGGACTGCCACGCGACCACCATGCCGATATAGGCAGTCTTTTCGCGAACGAAGGTTTGATCTCATCGCCGACAGCGGAGCGCATTCGCTACATTTATGGCATTACACAGGAGCTGTCGCGGACCCTTTCAAGCATCGATGGCGTGCTCAATGCTCGCGTCCATGCGGTCTTGCCCCAAGAGACGAGTGACAATCGAGACCGATCCTTCCCCTCGAGCGCTGCTGTGCTTATCCGTTATGCGCCCGGAACTATCGTCGATCAGATCGTACCGAAAGTCAAAGAGCTCGTCGCAAACAGTTTGGAGGGCGTGTCCTACGAAAGAGTCTCCGTCGTTCTCGTGCAGGCAAGTCAGGCCAGCGCCTTATTACGTTCCGTTGATAGAACAGCCGTCCTCACGACAGAAGACAGCGGCACAGGCCATCTGGTGATCGCGCTTGCATGCGGCATTACCGGATCGCTTATCGGCAATGGTGTTCTCGCCTTCCTGCTATGGCGTCGCCCGTCGGACACCGGAATAGCGCCTCAATGA
- a CDS encoding EscI/YscI/HrpB family type III secretion system inner rod protein, translating to MSVNSISPPTVLPSGSAIVSNISTESIDAFRATMDQPDLSALHDRSATASIDPLTEAARGSGVVGTPGDAILSSMEKLSVGFTHAMEAARSTAASMKPGEMHAGDWLRAQIAISALSLECDMLAKVVGKATQSLDAFLKNQ from the coding sequence GTGAGCGTCAACAGCATCAGTCCACCCACAGTTTTGCCAAGCGGCAGTGCAATCGTATCGAACATATCAACTGAATCCATTGACGCCTTTCGTGCCACAATGGATCAGCCCGACTTGTCGGCGCTGCACGATAGGTCAGCGACCGCTTCAATCGACCCGTTGACCGAGGCGGCGCGCGGATCTGGCGTCGTCGGCACGCCGGGAGACGCCATCCTGAGCAGCATGGAGAAGCTAAGCGTCGGCTTTACACACGCCATGGAAGCCGCTCGAAGCACTGCGGCGAGTATGAAACCGGGGGAAATGCACGCAGGTGATTGGCTGAGAGCGCAGATCGCCATATCAGCTTTGTCGCTCGAGTGCGACATGCTGGCCAAGGTGGTCGGCAAGGCCACGCAGAGCCTGGATGCTTTCTTAAAAAATCAATGA
- a CDS encoding SycD/LcrH family type III secretion system chaperone: MTQKVEELVTDGGEADTEAGRLARLTEEIIAGRTDLAAVIGITDDELEAVYVLGHRFYSAGRYGEALSFFRFLCMHRYIDPRFWFGFGAASQMLGDSANAVRAYALAALLDDEDPQIPLRAAKCLIKLDEPAAALSALESVLELSSGKPEHRAFAQQASLMLRRLRPEAG, encoded by the coding sequence GTGACGCAGAAGGTAGAGGAGCTAGTAACGGACGGTGGCGAAGCGGACACTGAGGCTGGACGGCTGGCACGGCTTACCGAAGAGATCATCGCGGGTCGTACGGATTTGGCGGCTGTCATCGGGATCACGGATGACGAACTCGAGGCGGTCTACGTGCTCGGCCATCGTTTTTATTCCGCCGGTAGATACGGCGAGGCGCTGAGCTTCTTTCGTTTTCTATGCATGCACCGGTACATCGACCCGAGATTTTGGTTCGGATTCGGTGCTGCCAGTCAGATGTTGGGTGATTCAGCAAATGCCGTGCGTGCCTATGCATTGGCTGCGCTGCTGGACGACGAGGATCCGCAGATCCCGTTACGCGCCGCAAAATGTCTCATCAAGCTCGATGAGCCAGCGGCAGCCTTGAGCGCCCTTGAGAGCGTATTGGAGCTTAGCAGTGGGAAGCCTGAGCATAGAGCTTTCGCTCAGCAGGCGTCGCTTATGCTGCGTAGACTCAGGCCCGAAGCAGGTTGA